TGTAGGCCAGTAGGAGCGAAGTCGAGTAGGAGAGGAAGCAGTAGCCCTGGACATTGAGGAGCTTCTTGGCGAAGAAGTGGAAGAGAATCAGCAGCACCAGACAAGCGATGGAGATGAACATCCCTATGGGGGCTATTTTGAGCTTCCAATCTTGGACAGCAGAAGGCTGACTGATGCAGTACATCACGAAGTACTTATTTACTGAAGGAAGGCAATGAAAGTCAAAATTTAGTCTAAGAGGATATAGCCTATCTATCTGGAAGCTCTCAAGAGAGAGTATATCATGGTCAAACTATTAAGAAAGTCATAATATTTACTATACTTACATGGGTAAATATATGACTTTTGTAATTTTCATTTGATGATGGAAAAATGGATGGAATAAGGTTATAAAATTTAATGGCAGAATTTGATGTGTTTCAAAATATTAACATTTAATGCCCCAAGTTAACATATAAACAGCTCACCCTCTTTGTAATAATCAACACAAAACATATCGTTGTCAATTATCTGTTCACTTCCAGTCAAGTTGAGTTTGCCATTCAGGAGAAGATGATAACTGCCTTCGAATTTTAACGTGGTTTTGTAACGGCAGTCTGGGACCAGTGGCAACAACTGAAGGTTCGTAGGAGCGTCAGAGACGTCCCCTGTTAAGTTGTAGAAGGTAAGGTTTGAATTCGGGCTTCCAGATACGCAGGTGGTATGAGATTTAACTTCTCCATGACCGCAACATTTCTTAATACACGTGGCTTCATCGCATATCTGAAATGGATGCTGATAAGTTAGGAAACAGGAGTGCTAGTTCAAAGTTGTGTAATTTTAAGGAATACAGCATTTGCTATTcactataaaatacatatatggtGGGGTTTAATCCTCCACTTATCAataagacacatatatatatataattattttctatatacaccAAAACTTAACGCCCTTCTAAGTAAAGTAGTAATAATGAATGGCCTTCCATAAACCCCAATGCAGTTTTAAAATATCAGTTACTGATGATAACTATATAGACCTTTGAGTTGTACTAGCGTCCATTTAACCCATTTACTTTACCTTGATAGTATTTTTAAATCTTATTACTGAATCTCTGAAAATATGTCACCACCTAAAATGAGAATATATACTCAAATAATCTTATCGTACTCAAAATGTTCATAAAGATTTAGTGAATTTCAACGTAACATAATCACTGGTGTGTTAAAAGTGTAACACTTCAAAAATAACAAACTGCTCTTGGTTGGTAGGGGTAATCAATTGTATATACTGGAAGATATGAAGCTAAGATACATAAGCATGACATGCTTTAGAAAATGATTAGTAACTAAACATCttttgtaaagaaagaaagaaaaaaaagcatgaCAAGTACCAATACTTTATAGAACTGAATATCAAAAAGTAAATCTATAGACTGGCAACATcatcatatttcttttttcctaCCTTCTCTTTATCTGCCATGCACATCAAAGCTGTGTAACCTCCATCTTGTTTCTGATCTATACAATACTGCGAGGTCTGCCTTCTCATTGACAAATCGGTCCACTGCAAATAGCTTTGTACCCCGTTTGCGCCCAAAGGCACGCCCGTGTCAGGAAGGCTGATCTCTCTGTACTTAAAGTTTTCTGGACAGGTCAACATCATTGTCTCCCAAGAAAAACCGTGTGGAATAGAGTCTGAATCCTGTTTATTACCTATCAGAGGATCAAATGGAGATGAATTTGTTTTGGCAGCACAATCAGTACCAAGTAAAATTTCACTGTTTCCACAGCATTTCTTAGCTATGACAGTTGGCTTGGATTTAGTCTCAATCCCTTCTTCAACGGCCTCATTTAATGACAGTATTCTTTTCTCCAGTTCATGTGGTTTTGTCATCTGAGGGGGGTGTTCTTCTGTCTGAGATGAAACGAAAGAAAGGGAATCATTGGTTGAAGGTCTAGTGCTAAAGGCTTTAGTTTCATTATTAGCTGAAAAGTCATTGTTTGAATGATTTTCTTCTCTTACAAATTCCACAATATGTGAAATATCTTCTGACAAAAGAGATGTGTCATTGATCAATAGAGCATCTTTATTTGTTGATGGGGAGAGGGAAGGCTCTATCTCTCGAGCAGTAGCCAGAGGAGCCTCTATATTTGTTGAATTATGGGAAGGCTCTCTGACTCCAGTAATGGAGTGAAGGGCCTCTCCATTTGATGAAATATGGGAAGGCTCTCTCTCTTTATCTGTGGACTGGAGAGCTTCTCTATTTATCGTTGAACCATTGGATAAGTTTCCTTCTCGATCAGCGGTTAGAAGAGCTTCTCCATTTGTTGTTGGACTTACGAAAGGCTCTCTCACTGTAGCAGTGGACTGGAGAACTTCTTCATGTGTTGCTGGGCTAGGGGAAATCACTTCCTTTGTAGCATTAATCAAAAGAACGTCTCCACCTGTTACAGGACTAACAGTAGATCCTACTTCTGATGGATTAATTACTTGCGAATGAGTGTCATTCACTAACGTCACAGATGAGATGAGCTTGTGATCTGTCCTATCTGAAATATTTGAAGATTGTGTTACCAGTTCCACTGCGGAAGGAGAAAACTGTAATGAATCCAGTGTAGGAGATCTGTTGGCGACGAAATTCGAGTTCCGGTCGATCGCTCCATCCGGCAACCCAACTACAGCGAACGATTTTGCTGTCGACCGTGGAGGCAAAGAGTGGACGACTGTGACAACGAAGAAGTAAATGAAGAGAGAAGACATTTTGGGGAGCATGTGAAGGAAAAACGGTTTAACTGGAAGTGATGCCGTGGTTTGTCTCCTCGCCATTCTTGGTGAATCAGGTTGAGCTTCTGTAGGTCATCACTCCTGTAAAAATCAGataatatgataaaagaaaatatcttaatgaaacaagaataataatactgcaaccaaacactaaaatattttattccttttaaaaCTCTTTTATAATGGACATTAAAGATCAGAAAAATCAAAACCAAAAACACTTTGCACATTTACTCTACTGATAACAATATATGAATTTCCTTCACTCCTTTAAGTCCTCAAACATCTCTGCTGGACTAATACTTTTTCCTTCTCTGTATAATACTTACAATAGTTTTAACTGGTTATATTGTATTTAGTACTGAATAGGTTTGAACAGTTATATTGTATCAGGT
Above is a window of Palaemon carinicauda isolate YSFRI2023 chromosome 30, ASM3689809v2, whole genome shotgun sequence DNA encoding:
- the LOC137622915 gene encoding probable G-protein coupled receptor Mth-like 1; translated protein: MARRQTTASLPVKPFFLHMLPKMSSLFIYFFVVTVVHSLPPRSTAKSFAVVGLPDGAIDRNSNFVANRSPTLDSLQFSPSAVELVTQSSNISDRTDHKLISSVTLVNDTHSQVINPSEVGSTVSPVTGGDVLLINATKEVISPSPATHEEVLQSTATVREPFVSPTTNGEALLTADREGNLSNGSTINREALQSTDKEREPSHISSNGEALHSITGVREPSHNSTNIEAPLATAREIEPSLSPSTNKDALLINDTSLLSEDISHIVEFVREENHSNNDFSANNETKAFSTRPSTNDSLSFVSSQTEEHPPQMTKPHELEKRILSLNEAVEEGIETKSKPTVIAKKCCGNSEILLGTDCAAKTNSSPFDPLIGNKQDSDSIPHGFSWETMMLTCPENFKYREISLPDTGVPLGANGVQSYLQWTDLSMRRQTSQYCIDQKQDGGYTALMCMADKEKICDEATCIKKCCGHGEVKSHTTCVSGSPNSNLTFYNLTGDVSDAPTNLQLLPLVPDCRYKTTLKFEGSYHLLLNGKLNLTGSEQIIDNDMFCVDYYKEVNKYFVMYCISQPSAVQDWKLKIAPIGMFISIACLVLLILFHFFAKKLLNVQGYCFLSYSTSLLLAYIGFFVNFQYAKHMQYGHCVFNGLFSQFTLHAAFFWLSVMSFDIWRVIRSTVKCIPLTGILEKDMQKFLLYSAYAFGCPLIIVVVTFCMQSLSPEASAGLIVPGFGKESCWFADEKAQFLYFYLVIATLNTASLCMLGHVIFLLCQAEPGLSCILQKSKAPRAFNRKHLALFRQRLSIFAMMAICWFTEVLSLKIPPKEAWVVTDILNTLQGVIVFIIFMVSKQKRQLVQAGMKKIFRRTLQKLNSNMTEESDVADTPETSKDTTGSTEQSAKEMASVPAGTQHSGSNQNNPSLLEAQENSSAYGTSSGVVNVGYQHDEETTGVDGSNNMKEKDTNV